DNA from Amorphoplanes friuliensis DSM 7358:
CTCTGGTCGTGGCTCTCGCCGTCGGTGCCGGTGATCAACGCCGGCCAGAACGGCATCGTGGTCAACGACCCCTCACCCGAGGAGTACATCGCGGCGGACGGGTGGTTCACGCTGCTCGGGTTCGGTTTCGGTCTGCTCGTCGCCGTGCTGATCTGGCTCGTCCTGCGCCGCGACCGCGGTCCGGCCCTGCTGCTCGGGGTGGCCTTCGGCGGCCTGGCCTGCTCGGTCGTGGCCTGGCAGGTCGGCCGCCTGGTCGGGCTCAGCGCCTGGAACTCGTGGCAGGACACCTCGGCGCCCGGTGACACGTACTCCCGGCCGCCGGACCTGCAGGCGTACGGCGCCCTGCTGGTGATCGCCTTCGCCGCGGTCATCGTCACGACGCTGCTGGCCGGCTGGTCCAACGACCCCGACCTCGAGCGTCCCGGCGCCAAGCCCGGTTACGGCAACAACCTGGACGACGAGCTCAGTTCGGGCTCACCGGACGGGCCAGGTCCGACAGCGGCACCGGCACCGCCCGCACCTTGGCCAGCAGACCCGCCTCGCGGTTGAGCAACCGCAGCTCGGTGCGCAGCCGGGTGGCCGTGTCGGGCGCGGCGAGCAGCTCCTGACGCTCGTCGGTGGTCAGCTGCGCGGTCGCCGCGATCAGGTGCGACAGCACGGTCGGGTCGTCCGGCACCTGGTCGAGCACCTCGGAGTCGGGTCGCAGCAGGTCGAGATAGGTGCGGAAGGCCGCCAGCGCCCGGGGAGCCAGCAGCGTCGACACGGGGTCGGTGACCTCCTCGTCGGGCAGCCACTCGACCTCGGCGGTCACGTAGGGCTGCGTGTCCGCGGTGATCGCCACCACCCGGAACCGCCGCCGTCCGACCGTGACGATGTCGAAGCGGCCGTCGGGCAGCTCGGTGACCTGCCGCAGCTCGGCGGTGCAGCCCACGGCGTAGAGCTGGTCGACGGTGATCGGGGTCTCGTCGGCGGGTCGCTCGGCGTCACCGTCGGGCGCCGCGACCTCCCAGCCGTGCCGCAGGGTCACCACACCGAACTCGTGCGGTTCGTCGTCGGTCGACGCGACCAGGTCGCGCACGAGCGAGCGGTACCTCTCCTCGAAGATGTGCAGGGGCAGAACCAGGCCGGGGAAGAGCACCGTGCCCAGCGGGAAGACCGGGATAATCGCGCCCACGGTGCGAGCGTATCGGGATGGTCGCGGTCCGCGCGCCTCCCGCCCCGGTGATCTTCCCCCTCGGTACCCCCAAAAGCGGCAAAGCGTGCGTTCCCAGTGCCTGGAATGGCGCCGGAAGGCTGTCGGGGGTGCCGCCTAGACTTGACCCGTGCTGAACCGGATCGACCTGCGCGGCTCCCACCGGGACCCCCGCGGTCTGCTGCCTCGTGCCCAGCTCGACGTCTCCACCGCCGTCGAGAAGATCCGCCCCGTCGTGGAGGCGGTCCGGGAGCATGGGTTCTCGGCGATCCGCGAGGCGACGGAGCGATTCGACGGTGTGGTCCTGGAACGCCTGCGGGTGCCCAAGGAGGCCATCACGGCGGCCGTCGACAACCTCGAGCCCGACGTGCGGGCCGCCCTGCTCGTGGTCATCGAGCGTGCGCGCAAGGTCCACGGCGACCAGCGGCGCACCGACATCACCACCCAGGTCGTGCCCGGTGGCACCGTCATCGAGCGGCACGTGCCGGTCAGCCGGGTCGGCCTCTACGTCCCCGGTGGCCTGGCGGTCTATCCGTCCACCGTGGTGATGAACGTCGTGCCCGCCCAGGTGGCCGGCGTCGAGTCCCTGGTCGTGGCCAGCCCGCCCCAGCCGGAGAACGGCGGCCTGCCCGACGCCCGTGTCCTCGCCGCGTGCGCGCTGCTCGGCGTCGACGAGGTCTACGCGGTCGGTGGCGCTCAGGCCGTCGCCATGCTCGGGTACGGGTCGGACGGCGCCGACGAGGACGACCGCTGTGCTCCCGTCGACGTCATCACCGGCCCGGGCAACATCTGGGTGACGGCGGCCAAGCGGCTGCTGCAGGGCACGGTCGGCATCGACTCCGAGGCCGGTCCCACGGAGATCGCCATCCTGGCCGACAGCACCGCCTCG
Protein-coding regions in this window:
- the hisD gene encoding histidinol dehydrogenase, encoding MLNRIDLRGSHRDPRGLLPRAQLDVSTAVEKIRPVVEAVREHGFSAIREATERFDGVVLERLRVPKEAITAAVDNLEPDVRAALLVVIERARKVHGDQRRTDITTQVVPGGTVIERHVPVSRVGLYVPGGLAVYPSTVVMNVVPAQVAGVESLVVASPPQPENGGLPDARVLAACALLGVDEVYAVGGAQAVAMLGYGSDGADEDDRCAPVDVITGPGNIWVTAAKRLLQGTVGIDSEAGPTEIAILADSTASPVHVAADLISQAEHDPLAASVLVTDSPELAEAVEAQLAVQVPATKHEARVREALGGRQSGVVFVDDLEQGLRVVDAYAAEHLEIQTRDARALAMRVRNAGAIFVGAYSPVSLGDYAAGSNHVLPTAGCARHSSGLSVQSFLRGIHVIEYDEAALRETAPHVVALANAEDLPAHGQAVTARFPS
- a CDS encoding DUF2567 domain-containing protein, translated to MNPSQEPAPQHYEQAGYSYGPPPPEVVAWEQPRPLRRSWSRMVSVAVLLTVALAVAGAPLGLLWSWLSPSVPVINAGQNGIVVNDPSPEEYIAADGWFTLLGFGFGLLVAVLIWLVLRRDRGPALLLGVAFGGLACSVVAWQVGRLVGLSAWNSWQDTSAPGDTYSRPPDLQAYGALLVIAFAAVIVTTLLAGWSNDPDLERPGAKPGYGNNLDDELSSGSPDGPGPTAAPAPPAPWPADPPRG
- a CDS encoding LON peptidase substrate-binding domain-containing protein yields the protein MGAIIPVFPLGTVLFPGLVLPLHIFEERYRSLVRDLVASTDDEPHEFGVVTLRHGWEVAAPDGDAERPADETPITVDQLYAVGCTAELRQVTELPDGRFDIVTVGRRRFRVVAITADTQPYVTAEVEWLPDEEVTDPVSTLLAPRALAAFRTYLDLLRPDSEVLDQVPDDPTVLSHLIAATAQLTTDERQELLAAPDTATRLRTELRLLNREAGLLAKVRAVPVPLSDLARPVSPN